The Epinephelus lanceolatus isolate andai-2023 chromosome 21, ASM4190304v1, whole genome shotgun sequence genome has a segment encoding these proteins:
- the uqcrc2b gene encoding cytochrome b-c1 complex subunit 2, mitochondrial isoform X3, whose translation MKGIRGISQLSTRLYAAQAARKVEFSGAAEHVKFQPQDVQVTRLPSGLVIASLENYSPASKIGVFIKAGCRYETPDNQGVTHLLRLASNLTTKGASSFKICRGIEAVGGSLSVTSSRENMIYTVDCLRDDIDTVMEYLINVTTAPEFRAWEVSDLTPRVKMDKAQAAKSTQIGVIEALHEAAYKNALSNSLYCPDHMVGNIHSGHLHQFVQNNFTSARMALVGLGVDHAVLKQVGEQFLNIRSGAGTTGAKAQYRGGEIRMPCISSLVHSAVVSQSAAAGTGEALAFSVLQHLLGAGLHVKRGSCATSKLVQGVAKATADPFDVSAFNSSYSDSGLFGVYTISQPGVAGDVIKAAVAEVKAVADGGVTAADLTRAKVQLKGEFLMSLETSEGLLEAMGTQALTEGSYCPAEEISKKIDNVTLTDVSNAAKKFMTGKKTMVSSGNLIKTPFVDEI comes from the exons atgaAGGGGATTCGGGGAATTAGTCAGCTATCG ACGAGGCTTTACGCGGCCCAGGCTGCCCGTAAGGTGGAGTTCAGTGGGGCCGCCGAACACGTTAAGTTTCAGCCGCAGGATGTGCAG GTGACCAGACTGCCTAGTGGGCTAGTGATCGCCTCCCTGGAGAACTATTCCCCAGCCTCCAAGATTGGAGTGTTTATCAAGGCTGGCTGTCGTTATGAGACCCCTGACAACCAGGGGGTCACCCACCTCCTCCGGTTGGCCTCCAACCTG ACAACCAAAGGAGCGTCATCTTTTAAGATATGCCGAGGTATTGAAGCAGTAGGAGGCAGCCTGAG tgtgactTCATCCAGGGAGAACATGATCTACACCGTTGACTGCTTGAGAGATGACAT TGACACAGTAATGGAGTATTTGATCAACGTGACAACAGCCCCAGAGTTCCGGGCATGGGAGGTGTCAGATCTCACGCCCCGAGTGAAGATGGACAAGGCCCAGGCTGCAAAGAGCACTCAAATAG GTGTGATTGAAGCTCTGCATGAAGCTGCCTACAAGAACGCTCTAAGTAACTCCCTGTACTGTCCTGACCACATGGTTGGCAACATCCACTCCGGACAT CTGCACCAGTTTGTCCAGAACAATTTCACAAGTGCAAGAATGGCTCTTGTTGGACTGG GGGTGGACCATGCGGTGCTGAAGCAAGTTGGGGAGCAATTCCTCAACATCCGCAGTGGGGCAGGCACCACAGGGGCCAAGGCTCAGTATCGTGGAG GTGAGATTCGTATGCCCTGCATCAGCAGTCTGGTCCACTCAGCGGTGGTGagtcagtcagcagcagcaggcaccGGCGAGGCCCTGGCCTTCAGTGTGCTGCAGCATTTACTGGGAGCTGGTCTGCATGTCAAGAGGGGCTCATGCGCCACCAGCAAACTGGTCCAGGGTGTTGCCAAGGCAACTGCTGACCCCTTTGAT GTTAGCGCTTTCAACTCAAGCTACTCTGACTCTGGTCTGTTTGGAGTTTACACCATTTCCCAGCCAGGAGTTGCTGGTGAT GTGATCAAGGCTGCGGTTGCTGAGGTGAAGGCTGTTGCTGATGGTGGAGTCACAGCTGCTGACCTCACTCGGGCCAA ggtcCAGCTGAAGGGGGAGTTCCTGATGTCCCTGGAGACATCAGAGGGTTTGCTAGAGGCCATGGGCACTCAGGCTCTGACTGAAGGATCCTACTGCCCCGCTGAGGAAATCTCCAAAAAGATTGACAACGTCACCCTGACAGATGTCTCCAAC GCTGCCAAGAAATTCATGACGGGTAAGAAGACCATGGTGTCCAGCGGCAACCTCATAAAAACACCCTTCGTGGACGAGATCTAA
- the LOC117246799 gene encoding uncharacterized protein C16orf52 homolog B-like, which translates to MDKLTVISGCLFLAADIFAIASIANPDWISTGESAGSLTVGLVRQCQTIHGRDRTCIPPQLPPEWITTLFFIILGIISLTVTCGLLVMSRWRREAARYARWIAFTGMVLFCMAALIFPIGFYINEVGGQPYKLPNNTVVGSSYVLFVLSIFFTIVGLLFAGKVCLPG; encoded by the exons ATGGATAAACTCACCGTGATTTCAGGATGTCTCTTCCTCGCTGCAGACATCTTTGCCATCGCCAGCATCGCCAACCCGGACTGGATCAGCACTGGAGAATCAGCTG GCTCTCTGACTGTGGGTCTGGTTCGTCAGTGCCAGACCATTCACGGCAGAGACCGGACCTGCATCCCCCCGCAGCTTCCCCCGGAGTGGATCACCACACTCTTCTTCATCATCCTGGGCATCATCTCCCTCACCGTCACCTGTGGTCTGCTGGTGATGTCACGCTGGCGCCGCGAAGCTGCCCGATACGCCCGATGGATCGCCTTCACAGGGA TGGTCCTGTTCTGCATGGCTGCCCTCATATTCCCCATCGGCTTCTACATCAACGAGGTTGGAGGACAGCCATATAAGCTCCCCAACAACACGGTGGTGGGCTCCTCCTACGTCCTCTTCGTTCTGTCCATATTCTTCACCATCGTGGGACTGCTGTTTGCTGGGAAGGTGTGCCTGCCCGGCTGA
- the uqcrc2b gene encoding cytochrome b-c1 complex subunit 2, mitochondrial isoform X2, translated as MKGIRGISQLSRRFHVAARRGQSLAQPLAGLKLSPGTAHSFQDVHVTRLPSGLVIASLENYSPASKIGVFIKAGCRYETPDNQGVTHLLRLASNLTTKGASSFKICRGIEAVGGSLSVTSSRENMIYTVDCLRDDIDTVMEYLINVTTAPEFRAWEVSDLTPRVKMDKAQAAKSTQIGVIEALHEAAYKNALSNSLYCPDHMVGNIHSGHLHQFVQNNFTSARMALVGLGVDHAVLKQVGEQFLNIRSGAGTTGAKAQYRGGEIRMPCISSLVHSAVVSQSAAAGTGEALAFSVLQHLLGAGLHVKRGSCATSKLVQGVAKATADPFDVSAFNSSYSDSGLFGVYTISQPGVAGDVIKAAVAEVKAVADGGVTAADLTRAKVQLKGEFLMSLETSEGLLEAMGTQALTEGSYCPAEEISKKIDNVTLTDVSNAAKKFMTGKKTMVSSGNLIKTPFVDEI; from the exons atgaAGGGGATTCGGGGAATTAGTCAGCTATCG AGACGGTTCCATGTGGCTGCCAGAAGAGGCCAGTCCCTTGCCCAGCCTCTTGCTGGCCTCAAGCTCTCTCCAGGGACTGCCCACTCCTTCCAGGATGTCCAT GTGACCAGACTGCCTAGTGGGCTAGTGATCGCCTCCCTGGAGAACTATTCCCCAGCCTCCAAGATTGGAGTGTTTATCAAGGCTGGCTGTCGTTATGAGACCCCTGACAACCAGGGGGTCACCCACCTCCTCCGGTTGGCCTCCAACCTG ACAACCAAAGGAGCGTCATCTTTTAAGATATGCCGAGGTATTGAAGCAGTAGGAGGCAGCCTGAG tgtgactTCATCCAGGGAGAACATGATCTACACCGTTGACTGCTTGAGAGATGACAT TGACACAGTAATGGAGTATTTGATCAACGTGACAACAGCCCCAGAGTTCCGGGCATGGGAGGTGTCAGATCTCACGCCCCGAGTGAAGATGGACAAGGCCCAGGCTGCAAAGAGCACTCAAATAG GTGTGATTGAAGCTCTGCATGAAGCTGCCTACAAGAACGCTCTAAGTAACTCCCTGTACTGTCCTGACCACATGGTTGGCAACATCCACTCCGGACAT CTGCACCAGTTTGTCCAGAACAATTTCACAAGTGCAAGAATGGCTCTTGTTGGACTGG GGGTGGACCATGCGGTGCTGAAGCAAGTTGGGGAGCAATTCCTCAACATCCGCAGTGGGGCAGGCACCACAGGGGCCAAGGCTCAGTATCGTGGAG GTGAGATTCGTATGCCCTGCATCAGCAGTCTGGTCCACTCAGCGGTGGTGagtcagtcagcagcagcaggcaccGGCGAGGCCCTGGCCTTCAGTGTGCTGCAGCATTTACTGGGAGCTGGTCTGCATGTCAAGAGGGGCTCATGCGCCACCAGCAAACTGGTCCAGGGTGTTGCCAAGGCAACTGCTGACCCCTTTGAT GTTAGCGCTTTCAACTCAAGCTACTCTGACTCTGGTCTGTTTGGAGTTTACACCATTTCCCAGCCAGGAGTTGCTGGTGAT GTGATCAAGGCTGCGGTTGCTGAGGTGAAGGCTGTTGCTGATGGTGGAGTCACAGCTGCTGACCTCACTCGGGCCAA ggtcCAGCTGAAGGGGGAGTTCCTGATGTCCCTGGAGACATCAGAGGGTTTGCTAGAGGCCATGGGCACTCAGGCTCTGACTGAAGGATCCTACTGCCCCGCTGAGGAAATCTCCAAAAAGATTGACAACGTCACCCTGACAGATGTCTCCAAC GCTGCCAAGAAATTCATGACGGGTAAGAAGACCATGGTGTCCAGCGGCAACCTCATAAAAACACCCTTCGTGGACGAGATCTAA
- the crym gene encoding ketimine reductase mu-crystallin, with protein sequence MAGPPVVIWEQEVQPLLRYKELIPRLEEALGKFSRRDSAEVIQPVRTTVPLQKHSGFLGLMPTYMQNDGVLCTKLVCFYKREEGSTLPATQAAVVLLDPEYGNVKAVIDGEVITCMRTAAVSAISAKLLMSPEARVLAILGSGKQALSHYNVFTEMFSFKEVRVWSRTRQGVERFSQSVSGPVTACVSVEEAVKGADVIVTVTGCTEPVLFGQWVKPGAHVAAVGACRPNWRELDDVLMKEAVVYADSREGAMTESGDVILSGAEVFAELGDVINGTKPAHRGKTTVFKSLGMGVQDAVSAKLVFDQWKAKASQS encoded by the exons ATGGCCGGGCCCCCTGTTGTTATCTGGGAGCAGGAGGTGCAGCCCCTGCTGCGGTACAAAGAGTTGATCCCTCGTCTGGAGGAAGCTTTGGGAAAGTTCTCCAGACGAGACAGCGCGGAGGTGATCCAGCCTGTGCGCACCACCGTGCCTCTGCAGAAACACAGCGG CTTCCTGGGATTGATGCCCACGTACATGCAGAATGACGGAGTCCTGTGCACAAAGTTGGTGTGTTTCTACAAGAGGGAGGAAGGCTCAACTTTACCGGCCACGCAAGCCGCGGTGGTGCTGCTGGACCCGGAATATGGGAACGTCAAGGCT GTCATTGACGGAGAGGTGATAACATGCATGAGGACAGCTGCTGTCTCTGCCATTTCTGCTAAG cTGCTGATGAGCCCTGAAGCAAGGGTGTTGGCCATCTTGGGATCTGGCAAACAAGCTTTGAGTCATTACAATGTCTTTACAGAGATGTTTTCATTCAAAGAG GTGCGTGTGTGGAGTCGCACAAGACAGGGAGTGGAGAGGTTTTCCCAATCTGTCAGTGGCCCGGTGACGGCATGTGTCTCGGTGGAGGAGGCAGTGAAGGGAGCAGACGTCATAGTGACGGTAACCGGATGTACAGAGCCAGTGCTCTTTGGTCAGTGGGTCAAACCAGGAGCCCATGTGGCAG CAGTGGGAGCTTGCAGGCCAAACTGGCGGGAGCTGGACGACGTGTTGATGAAGGAGGCGGTGGTGTATGCTGACAGCAGGGAGGGTGCAATGACTGAGTCCGGTGATGTCATCCTCTCTGGA GCTGAGGTGTTTGCAGAGCTGGGAGACGTTATTAATGGGACAAAACCTGCCCACAGAGGGAAGACAACCGTGTTTAAATCCCTCG GGATGGGAGTTCAAGATGCTGTGTCTGCTAAGCTGGTATTTGACCAATGGAAAGCCAAAGCCAGCCAATCATGA
- the snu13b gene encoding SNU13 homolog, small nuclear ribonucleoprotein b (U4/U6.U5), which yields MTEAAVNPKAYPLADATLTKTILDLVQQASNYKQLRKGANEATKTLNRGIAEFIVMAADAEPLEIILHLPLLCEDKNVPYVFVRSKQALGRACGVSRPVIATSVTIKEGSQLKPQIQSVQMAIERLLV from the exons ATG ACTGAAGCCGCAGTGAACCCAAAGGCCTACCCGCTGGCTGACGCCACGCTGACCAAAACTATCCTGGACCTGGTGCAGCAAGCCTCCAACTACAAGCAGCTGAGGAAGGGAGCTAATGAAG ccaCTAAAACCCTGAACAGAGGCATTGCTGAGTTTATTGTGATGGCTGCTGATGCTGAACCACTGGAGATCATCCTCCACCTGCCGCTGCTCTGTGAGGACAAGAACGTCCCGTACGTGTTTGTCCGCTCCAAGCAGGCCCTGGGTCGGGCCTGTGGGGTGTCGCGCCCCGTCATCGCTACCTCAGTCACCATAAAGGAGGGGTCTCAGCTCAAGCCGCAGATTCAGTCCGTTCAGATGGCTATTGAGAGACTGCTCGTCTGA
- the uqcrc2b gene encoding cytochrome b-c1 complex subunit 2, mitochondrial isoform X1, producing the protein MKGIRGISQLSTRLYAAQAARKRRFHVAARRGQSLAQPLAGLKLSPGTAHSFQDVHVTRLPSGLVIASLENYSPASKIGVFIKAGCRYETPDNQGVTHLLRLASNLTTKGASSFKICRGIEAVGGSLSVTSSRENMIYTVDCLRDDIDTVMEYLINVTTAPEFRAWEVSDLTPRVKMDKAQAAKSTQIGVIEALHEAAYKNALSNSLYCPDHMVGNIHSGHLHQFVQNNFTSARMALVGLGVDHAVLKQVGEQFLNIRSGAGTTGAKAQYRGGEIRMPCISSLVHSAVVSQSAAAGTGEALAFSVLQHLLGAGLHVKRGSCATSKLVQGVAKATADPFDVSAFNSSYSDSGLFGVYTISQPGVAGDVIKAAVAEVKAVADGGVTAADLTRAKVQLKGEFLMSLETSEGLLEAMGTQALTEGSYCPAEEISKKIDNVTLTDVSNAAKKFMTGKKTMVSSGNLIKTPFVDEI; encoded by the exons atgaAGGGGATTCGGGGAATTAGTCAGCTATCG ACGAGGCTTTACGCGGCCCAGGCTGCCCGTAAG AGACGGTTCCATGTGGCTGCCAGAAGAGGCCAGTCCCTTGCCCAGCCTCTTGCTGGCCTCAAGCTCTCTCCAGGGACTGCCCACTCCTTCCAGGATGTCCAT GTGACCAGACTGCCTAGTGGGCTAGTGATCGCCTCCCTGGAGAACTATTCCCCAGCCTCCAAGATTGGAGTGTTTATCAAGGCTGGCTGTCGTTATGAGACCCCTGACAACCAGGGGGTCACCCACCTCCTCCGGTTGGCCTCCAACCTG ACAACCAAAGGAGCGTCATCTTTTAAGATATGCCGAGGTATTGAAGCAGTAGGAGGCAGCCTGAG tgtgactTCATCCAGGGAGAACATGATCTACACCGTTGACTGCTTGAGAGATGACAT TGACACAGTAATGGAGTATTTGATCAACGTGACAACAGCCCCAGAGTTCCGGGCATGGGAGGTGTCAGATCTCACGCCCCGAGTGAAGATGGACAAGGCCCAGGCTGCAAAGAGCACTCAAATAG GTGTGATTGAAGCTCTGCATGAAGCTGCCTACAAGAACGCTCTAAGTAACTCCCTGTACTGTCCTGACCACATGGTTGGCAACATCCACTCCGGACAT CTGCACCAGTTTGTCCAGAACAATTTCACAAGTGCAAGAATGGCTCTTGTTGGACTGG GGGTGGACCATGCGGTGCTGAAGCAAGTTGGGGAGCAATTCCTCAACATCCGCAGTGGGGCAGGCACCACAGGGGCCAAGGCTCAGTATCGTGGAG GTGAGATTCGTATGCCCTGCATCAGCAGTCTGGTCCACTCAGCGGTGGTGagtcagtcagcagcagcaggcaccGGCGAGGCCCTGGCCTTCAGTGTGCTGCAGCATTTACTGGGAGCTGGTCTGCATGTCAAGAGGGGCTCATGCGCCACCAGCAAACTGGTCCAGGGTGTTGCCAAGGCAACTGCTGACCCCTTTGAT GTTAGCGCTTTCAACTCAAGCTACTCTGACTCTGGTCTGTTTGGAGTTTACACCATTTCCCAGCCAGGAGTTGCTGGTGAT GTGATCAAGGCTGCGGTTGCTGAGGTGAAGGCTGTTGCTGATGGTGGAGTCACAGCTGCTGACCTCACTCGGGCCAA ggtcCAGCTGAAGGGGGAGTTCCTGATGTCCCTGGAGACATCAGAGGGTTTGCTAGAGGCCATGGGCACTCAGGCTCTGACTGAAGGATCCTACTGCCCCGCTGAGGAAATCTCCAAAAAGATTGACAACGTCACCCTGACAGATGTCTCCAAC GCTGCCAAGAAATTCATGACGGGTAAGAAGACCATGGTGTCCAGCGGCAACCTCATAAAAACACCCTTCGTGGACGAGATCTAA